A single region of the Stutzerimonas stutzeri genome encodes:
- a CDS encoding ABC transporter permease → MATAVSLPVSELAEPNLKRRLARAERLNRLKSKALILPLLVFLLLTFVLPIASLLWRSVDNPEVVSSLPRTVQAIADWDGRGLPDDPVYQALSEDLLEARRNQSLGDLSKRLNMEQAGYRSLLSKTARALPFKAQPQSYRDAFEALDERWGDPAYWQVIRRNDSAVTPYYLLAALDHRIDDLGELAPVSPDQAVYLDIFARTFWMGLVITAICLVLAYPLAYLLANLPARQSNLLMIMVLLPFWTSILVRVAAWIVLLQSSGLINGALLKMGLIDQPLQLVFNRAGVYIAMVHILLPFMILPIYSVMKSISPSYMRAAISLGCHPFASFWRVYFPQTLAGVGAGCLLVFIIAIGYYITPALLGSPNDQMVSYFVAFYTNTTINWGMATALGGLLLLATMLLYIVYSWLVGASRLRLG, encoded by the coding sequence ATGGCTACTGCCGTCTCCCTGCCTGTTTCCGAACTCGCCGAGCCCAACCTGAAGCGGCGGCTGGCGCGTGCCGAACGCCTGAATCGACTGAAGTCCAAGGCGCTGATCCTGCCGCTGCTGGTGTTCTTGCTGCTCACCTTCGTACTGCCGATCGCCTCGCTGCTCTGGCGCAGTGTCGACAACCCGGAAGTGGTTTCCAGCCTGCCGCGCACCGTTCAGGCGATCGCTGACTGGGATGGCCGCGGCCTGCCGGACGATCCGGTGTATCAGGCATTGAGCGAGGACCTGCTGGAGGCCCGGCGCAATCAGTCGCTGGGCGATCTGTCGAAGCGCCTGAACATGGAGCAGGCCGGTTACCGCAGCTTGCTCAGCAAAACCGCGCGGGCGTTGCCGTTCAAGGCGCAACCGCAATCCTATCGGGATGCGTTCGAAGCGCTCGATGAGCGTTGGGGCGACCCAGCCTACTGGCAGGTGATTCGCCGCAACGACAGTGCCGTCACGCCGTATTACCTGCTGGCCGCGCTCGATCACCGTATCGACGATCTCGGTGAGCTGGCGCCGGTTTCGCCGGATCAGGCGGTGTACCTGGACATCTTCGCCCGGACCTTCTGGATGGGCCTGGTGATCACTGCCATCTGCCTGGTGTTGGCCTATCCGCTGGCCTACCTGCTGGCCAACCTGCCGGCGCGCCAGAGCAACCTGTTGATGATCATGGTGCTGCTGCCGTTCTGGACTTCGATCCTGGTGCGTGTCGCGGCGTGGATCGTGTTGCTGCAATCGAGCGGCCTGATCAACGGTGCGCTGTTGAAGATGGGGCTGATCGATCAGCCGCTGCAGCTGGTGTTCAATCGCGCCGGCGTCTACATCGCCATGGTGCACATCCTGCTGCCGTTCATGATCCTGCCGATCTACAGCGTGATGAAGAGCATCTCGCCGAGCTACATGCGCGCGGCGATCTCCCTGGGTTGCCACCCCTTCGCCAGCTTCTGGCGGGTGTACTTCCCGCAGACCCTCGCGGGCGTGGGTGCCGGGTGCCTGTTGGTGTTCATCATCGCCATCGGCTACTACATCACCCCGGCGCTGCTCGGCAGCCCGAACGACCAGATGGTCAGCTACTTCGTCGCCTTCTACACCAACACCACCATCAACTGGGGCATGGCCACGGCACTGGGCGGGCTGCTGCTGCTCGCGACCATGCTGCTGTACATCGTCTACAGCTGGCTGGTCGGCGCCAGCCGGTTGAGGTTGGGTTGA
- a CDS encoding ABC transporter substrate-binding protein produces MLNILKLTALSIGLACAAQASAANLTAVTFGGANKQAQIKAFNEPFEAKTGNKIIAGEYNGEMAKVKAMVDTNSVSWHLVEVESPELSRGCDEGLFEEIDPSVVGNPDDFVEGAVQPCGVGFFVWSTVLAYNADKLASAPSGWADFWDTEKFPGKRGLRKGAKYTLEFALMADGVAPKDVYKVLATKEGQDRAFKKLDQIKPSIQWWEAGAQPPQFLASGDVVMSSAYNGRIAAVQDESNLQIVWDGGIYDFDSWAIPKGAKNQKEALEFVAFTVQPEQQKAYSENIAYGPANTKAVELLDPKLLKNMPTTPENIANQVAMDVTFWADYGEQLEQRFNAWAAR; encoded by the coding sequence ATGCTGAACATCCTGAAATTGACCGCCCTGAGTATCGGCCTGGCATGCGCCGCGCAGGCCTCGGCGGCAAACCTCACGGCCGTCACCTTCGGCGGCGCCAACAAGCAAGCGCAGATCAAGGCCTTCAACGAACCCTTCGAGGCCAAGACCGGCAACAAGATCATCGCCGGCGAATACAACGGCGAGATGGCCAAGGTAAAGGCCATGGTCGACACCAACAGCGTGTCCTGGCACCTGGTAGAGGTCGAGTCGCCGGAGTTGTCGCGTGGCTGCGACGAGGGGCTGTTCGAGGAGATAGACCCTTCGGTGGTCGGCAATCCGGACGATTTCGTCGAGGGCGCGGTACAACCCTGCGGCGTCGGCTTCTTCGTCTGGTCCACGGTGCTGGCCTACAACGCCGACAAGCTCGCCAGCGCGCCGAGCGGCTGGGCGGATTTCTGGGACACCGAGAAATTTCCTGGCAAGCGCGGCCTGCGCAAGGGCGCCAAGTACACCTTGGAGTTTGCACTGATGGCTGATGGCGTTGCGCCGAAGGACGTCTACAAGGTGCTGGCTACCAAGGAGGGTCAGGACCGGGCGTTCAAGAAACTCGATCAGATCAAGCCCAGCATCCAGTGGTGGGAAGCCGGCGCTCAGCCGCCGCAGTTCCTGGCCTCCGGCGACGTGGTCATGAGCAGCGCCTACAACGGCCGTATCGCCGCGGTGCAGGATGAAAGCAATCTGCAAATCGTCTGGGATGGCGGTATCTATGACTTCGATTCCTGGGCCATCCCCAAGGGCGCGAAGAACCAGAAGGAGGCCCTGGAGTTCGTTGCCTTTACCGTGCAGCCCGAGCAGCAGAAGGCCTACTCCGAGAACATCGCCTACGGTCCGGCCAACACGAAGGCGGTCGAGCTACTCGACCCGAAACTGTTGAAGAACATGCCCACCACGCCGGAAAACATCGCCAACCAGGTGGCGATGGACGTGACCTTCTGGGCTGACTACGGCGAGCAGCTGGAGCAGCGCTTCAACGCCTGGGCCGCCCGCTAA
- a CDS encoding ABC transporter ATP-binding protein, with the protein MLDSNANDVLVSFRGIQKSYDGEALIVKDLNLDIRKGEFLTLLGPSGSGKTTSLMMLAGFETPTAGEILLGGRSINKLPPHKRDMGMVFQNYALFPHMTVSENLAFPLSVRGMPKLDIKERVKRALSMVQLEGFRNRYPAQLSGGQQQRVALARALVFEPQLVLMDEPLGALDKQLREQMQMEIKHLHQSLGVTVVYVTHDQGEALTMSDRVAVFHQGEIQQIDEPRALYERPANTFVANFLGENNRLPARLVSRDGENCVVELGRGERVEALAVKVGAPGAPVNLSIRPERVRLNGASASCPNRFTGRVAEFVYLGDHIRIRLEVCGVSDFFVKQPIAEFDPALAVGDVVPIGWQVEHVRALDPLQAA; encoded by the coding sequence ATGCTCGACTCCAACGCGAACGATGTACTGGTCAGCTTTCGAGGCATCCAGAAGAGTTACGACGGCGAAGCGCTGATCGTCAAAGACCTCAACCTGGATATCCGCAAGGGCGAATTCCTCACGTTGCTCGGCCCGTCGGGCTCCGGCAAGACCACCAGCCTGATGATGCTCGCCGGCTTCGAGACGCCTACTGCGGGGGAGATCCTGCTCGGCGGCCGCTCGATCAACAAGCTGCCGCCGCACAAGCGCGACATGGGCATGGTGTTCCAGAACTACGCCCTGTTCCCGCACATGACGGTGTCGGAAAACCTCGCCTTTCCCCTCAGCGTGCGCGGCATGCCCAAGCTCGACATCAAGGAGCGGGTCAAGCGCGCGCTGTCGATGGTGCAGCTGGAAGGCTTTCGCAACCGCTACCCGGCGCAGCTCTCGGGCGGCCAGCAGCAGCGTGTGGCGCTGGCCCGGGCGCTGGTCTTCGAACCGCAGCTGGTACTGATGGACGAGCCGCTGGGCGCGCTGGACAAACAGTTGCGCGAGCAGATGCAGATGGAGATCAAGCACCTGCACCAAAGCCTGGGCGTGACCGTGGTTTACGTCACGCACGACCAGGGTGAGGCGCTGACCATGTCCGATCGGGTCGCCGTGTTCCATCAGGGCGAGATCCAGCAAATCGACGAGCCGCGAGCGCTGTACGAGCGTCCGGCGAACACCTTCGTGGCCAACTTTCTCGGCGAGAACAATCGCCTGCCGGCGCGGCTGGTCAGCCGGGACGGGGAGAACTGCGTCGTCGAGCTGGGTCGCGGCGAGCGGGTCGAGGCACTGGCGGTCAAGGTCGGCGCGCCGGGCGCTCCGGTCAACCTGTCGATTCGACCCGAGCGGGTGCGCCTCAACGGCGCCAGCGCCAGTTGCCCGAATCGCTTCACCGGGCGGGTGGCCGAGTTCGTCTATCTGGGCGATCACATCCGCATTCGGCTCGAGGTATGCGGCGTCAGCGATTTCTTCGTCAAGCAGCCGATCGCCGAATTCGATCCCGCCCTGGCGGTTGGCGACGTCGTGCCGATCGGCTGGCAGGTGGAACACGTCCGTGCACTGGATCCGCTGCAAGCGGCATAA
- a CDS encoding response regulator gives MIRVIVAEDHTIVREGIKQLIGLAKDMQVIGEAGNGQQLLDQLRLTPCDVVLLDISMPGVSGLEAIPRIRALSEPPAILVLSMHDEAQMAARALKVGAAGYATKDSDPALLLTAVRKVASGGRYIDPELADRMVFEVGLTDSRPPHALLSEREYSVFERLVHGDSVNDIAAKLALSSKTISTHKARLMQKLVAHSVADLVRYAMEHKLV, from the coding sequence ATGATTCGGGTAATCGTCGCTGAAGACCACACCATCGTCCGTGAGGGCATCAAGCAGCTGATCGGGCTGGCCAAGGATATGCAGGTCATCGGTGAAGCGGGCAACGGTCAGCAGCTGCTCGACCAGTTGCGCCTGACCCCCTGTGATGTCGTCCTGCTGGACATCTCCATGCCCGGCGTCAGTGGCCTGGAAGCCATTCCGCGAATCCGCGCGCTGAGCGAGCCGCCGGCGATCCTGGTGTTGTCGATGCACGACGAGGCGCAGATGGCGGCGCGCGCCCTCAAGGTCGGTGCGGCCGGTTATGCCACCAAGGACAGCGACCCGGCCTTGCTGCTGACCGCGGTGCGCAAGGTCGCTTCCGGTGGCCGCTACATCGATCCCGAGCTGGCCGACCGCATGGTCTTCGAGGTCGGTTTGACCGACTCCCGGCCGCCCCATGCGCTGTTGTCCGAACGCGAGTATTCGGTATTCGAACGGCTCGTGCACGGTGACTCGGTCAACGACATTGCCGCCAAGCTGGCGCTCAGCAGCAAGACCATCAGCACCCACAAGGCGCGCCTGATGCAGAAGCTGGTCGCCCATTCGGTGGCCGACCTGGTGCGCTACGCCATGGAGCACAAGCTCGTCTGA
- a CDS encoding PAS domain-containing sensor histidine kinase — translation MVSSLLRCCLLLLSLVHLPAHAWSVPLSDAQLAWLREHRQWRVGVVMTPPFAEFDQRQRRLSGFNVQFMERLAAGLGVELQWHRFIDEDALEKAMRADEIDLAPGLRQTREGLRTWRYSDPVLRVPRLIIGDVAGPRAIDLERLDSDDVIALEGPGPVADYMRSNYPSQPVLEVSSQFEALRQLVEARVRFAIVDEPLYGRLSQRAEYASLDVVGDLGIPQLLRIGSRRDSPVMSAVIDQALRSFPAQELGRLQEQWLKSRSIDQSRRISHWRSLSLLLGLLLLAALMALVWQRRQQGLLEARLKSARRDIELREAAEEAQRLTQFCLDHSTVGILWLNWDSHVRYANQAAEELLGYAANELIDQPLQALDPALGMDDWLQLWRAARSGIDDHQVHERDWQRVDGSRFPAAVTLSFLRFGSKEYLVVFLADITERRRASAALQESEVRLKAMAGNVPGLVFRLERQEPGAPVSIGYISEASQRLVGYSADLLQQPGRGIRSLVHPDDEPGYWSSQQQALDSMSDWHWQGRILTRSGETRWADIRASVRGQLEGRQVWDGIVWDITDNKRIELELDASRAQLRKLAAHVETVREEEKAHIAREVHDELGQMLTVLKLEISMCEISFAELDPGLAARLQSMKRLIALLFQQVRDVATALRPPILDAGIASAIDWQARRFEERTGIACLVEVPECPPQLSSAKAVGLFRILQEALTNVMRHANAQTVSLCLEQRGDVLSLSISDDGQGFVVQPGRQGLSFGLVGMQERAQMLGGTLALESQPGEGTLIRVSVPLDAPAQPAPLISTLES, via the coding sequence ATGGTGTCATCTCTGCTGCGTTGCTGCCTGCTGCTGCTCTCGTTGGTTCATCTGCCAGCGCATGCCTGGAGCGTTCCGCTGAGCGACGCGCAACTGGCGTGGTTGCGCGAACATCGGCAATGGCGCGTCGGCGTCGTGATGACCCCGCCTTTTGCCGAATTTGACCAGCGCCAGCGACGCTTGTCCGGTTTCAACGTGCAGTTCATGGAGCGGCTCGCGGCCGGGCTCGGGGTCGAGCTGCAGTGGCATCGCTTCATCGATGAGGACGCGCTGGAGAAAGCCATGCGCGCCGATGAGATCGACCTCGCCCCCGGGCTGCGGCAGACGCGCGAAGGGCTGCGCACCTGGCGCTACAGCGATCCCGTTCTACGTGTGCCGAGACTGATTATCGGCGATGTCGCCGGTCCTCGGGCCATCGATCTCGAACGTCTGGACAGCGATGACGTGATCGCCCTCGAAGGTCCAGGCCCGGTGGCCGACTACATGCGCAGCAATTATCCGAGCCAGCCGGTGCTGGAGGTGTCCAGCCAGTTCGAAGCACTGCGCCAGCTGGTCGAGGCGCGGGTGCGCTTTGCCATCGTCGACGAGCCGCTATACGGTCGGCTGTCGCAGCGCGCCGAATATGCCTCGCTGGATGTCGTCGGCGACCTGGGCATTCCGCAGCTGCTGCGGATCGGCTCGCGTCGCGACAGTCCCGTGATGAGCGCCGTGATCGACCAGGCGCTGCGCAGTTTCCCGGCACAGGAGCTCGGCCGGCTTCAGGAACAGTGGTTGAAGTCGCGCAGCATCGACCAGTCCCGGCGCATCAGCCATTGGCGCAGCCTCAGTCTGTTGCTGGGCCTGCTGTTGCTGGCGGCGCTCATGGCGCTGGTCTGGCAGCGACGCCAGCAGGGGCTGCTCGAGGCGCGCCTGAAATCGGCGCGGCGGGACATCGAGCTGCGCGAGGCCGCCGAAGAGGCGCAGCGCCTCACGCAGTTCTGCCTCGACCACAGCACCGTCGGCATCCTCTGGCTGAATTGGGACAGTCACGTGCGGTACGCCAACCAGGCCGCCGAGGAGCTGCTGGGGTACGCCGCCAACGAGCTGATCGATCAACCCCTGCAGGCGCTGGATCCGGCATTGGGCATGGATGACTGGCTGCAGCTCTGGCGCGCCGCGCGCAGCGGCATCGACGATCATCAGGTGCACGAACGCGACTGGCAGCGAGTCGATGGCAGCCGCTTTCCAGCGGCCGTCACCCTGAGTTTTCTGCGCTTCGGCAGCAAGGAATACCTGGTGGTGTTTCTCGCTGACATCACCGAGCGACGCCGGGCCAGTGCGGCGTTGCAGGAAAGCGAGGTGCGGCTCAAGGCCATGGCCGGCAACGTGCCGGGGCTGGTGTTTCGTCTCGAGCGGCAGGAGCCCGGCGCGCCGGTGAGCATCGGCTACATCAGCGAGGCCAGCCAACGGTTGGTCGGCTATTCGGCGGACTTGCTGCAACAGCCGGGCCGCGGCATTCGCAGCCTGGTTCATCCCGATGACGAGCCGGGCTATTGGAGCAGTCAGCAGCAGGCGCTCGACAGCATGAGTGACTGGCACTGGCAGGGGCGCATCCTGACCCGTTCCGGTGAAACTCGCTGGGCCGATATCCGCGCCTCGGTCCGCGGGCAGCTCGAGGGGCGGCAGGTCTGGGACGGTATCGTCTGGGACATCACCGACAACAAGCGGATCGAGCTGGAGCTGGACGCCTCGCGTGCCCAGTTGCGCAAACTGGCGGCGCACGTGGAAACCGTGCGCGAGGAAGAAAAAGCACATATCGCACGCGAAGTGCACGACGAGCTGGGCCAGATGTTGACGGTACTGAAGCTGGAAATCTCCATGTGCGAAATCAGCTTCGCCGAGCTGGACCCCGGCCTGGCGGCCCGATTGCAGAGCATGAAGCGGTTGATCGCCCTGTTGTTCCAGCAGGTACGCGATGTCGCGACCGCGTTGCGCCCCCCGATCCTGGACGCGGGGATTGCGTCGGCCATTGACTGGCAGGCGCGGCGCTTCGAGGAGCGCACCGGCATCGCCTGCCTGGTCGAGGTGCCGGAGTGCCCGCCGCAACTGAGCAGTGCCAAGGCCGTCGGCCTGTTTCGCATTCTCCAGGAAGCCTTGACCAACGTGATGCGTCACGCCAACGCGCAGACCGTGAGCCTGTGCCTGGAGCAGCGAGGGGATGTGCTCAGTCTGAGCATCAGCGATGATGGCCAGGGCTTCGTGGTGCAGCCGGGGCGCCAGGGGCTGTCGTTTGGCCTGGTCGGCATGCAGGAGCGGGCTCAGATGCTGGGCGGCACGTTGGCGCTGGAGAGCCAGCCGGGCGAGGGCACGCTGATCCGGGTATCAGTGCCGCTGGATGCGCCGGCCCAACCGGCGCCACTGATCAGTACATTGGAGAGCTAG
- a CDS encoding alpha/beta hydrolase family protein: MLSTRHPVRYFAMLCVALATHSAIAADEPAAPEPVPEAVPTDHPVPLSRSDTIAAELKRQLPASEFVNLNAAEEDFVALWRPANDGDPKGVIILLPGEGESADWPRGVGPLRRGLPDHGWHTLSLSLPDAAAPVASVTADPATEPAAPEQASGETSEPEQASPPSEAGYLPETTSAATDTAGEPANEPEAADASTAPTPSLTQAERIAKRIEAALAFARSKQPAAMVLLGHGTGAYWGAQFLQQQGPPDVTRLVMVQPRQPDGQDEPLAQLVAPLKLPIDDFYNKEGAGTLSAARDRLNASRRNRHPSYGQIGLPPRTGDRQVDDEQLLRRVRGWLSRTP; encoded by the coding sequence ATGTTGTCTACCCGCCATCCCGTCAGGTACTTCGCCATGCTCTGCGTGGCATTGGCCACGCATTCGGCTATCGCGGCGGACGAGCCCGCGGCACCGGAGCCCGTGCCGGAAGCGGTCCCGACCGATCACCCGGTGCCGCTCTCGCGCAGCGACACCATTGCCGCTGAACTGAAACGCCAGTTGCCGGCGAGTGAATTCGTGAACCTGAACGCCGCGGAGGAAGACTTCGTCGCCCTATGGCGACCGGCCAACGACGGCGATCCGAAAGGCGTCATCATCCTGCTACCCGGCGAGGGTGAAAGCGCGGACTGGCCACGCGGCGTTGGTCCGCTCCGGCGCGGCCTACCCGATCACGGCTGGCATACGCTGAGCCTGAGCCTCCCAGATGCCGCCGCACCTGTCGCGTCAGTAACGGCCGACCCCGCAACCGAGCCCGCCGCGCCGGAGCAAGCCAGCGGCGAAACCTCCGAACCCGAGCAGGCGTCGCCTCCCAGCGAGGCGGGCTACCTCCCGGAAACGACCTCCGCCGCCACTGATACGGCAGGCGAACCGGCTAACGAGCCCGAGGCCGCCGACGCCTCCACTGCGCCCACCCCATCGCTCACCCAGGCCGAGCGAATCGCCAAACGCATCGAGGCGGCACTGGCATTCGCCCGCAGCAAGCAGCCAGCCGCCATGGTGCTGCTCGGTCACGGCACCGGTGCTTACTGGGGTGCGCAGTTCCTGCAGCAACAGGGACCGCCCGACGTCACGCGCCTGGTCATGGTGCAACCGCGCCAACCCGACGGACAGGATGAGCCGCTCGCGCAGCTGGTGGCGCCACTCAAGCTGCCGATCGATGATTTCTATAACAAGGAAGGGGCCGGCACCCTGTCGGCTGCCCGCGACCGGTTGAATGCCAGCCGCCGCAACCGGCATCCCAGCTACGGCCAGATAGGACTGCCGCCACGGACCGGGGATCGCCAGGTCGACGACGAACAGCTGTTGCGGCGCGTCCGTGGCTGGCTGTCACGGACGCCGTAA
- a CDS encoding DnaJ domain-containing protein, whose translation MFWPITLLGALLGWLIASIPGALLGALLGQGIDRRLGLTSWTRLRERMTGARPTLHGDELLFFLLGRLAKSSGRISEAHIQAARSEMQRRQLAPAAQRAAIDAFYRGKSSGDGLRDPLQRLSGRHDEAKAVLQACWRMARAQGQIDAREHELVMLWGKWMGWDAAAIAALDPRGGRQQGAPSNLGGAYEQALRLLGVRADSDPQAIKRAYRRLLSKHHPDKQAGAGANATQVREATERTRELHSAYNLVRERRGFR comes from the coding sequence ATGTTCTGGCCCATCACCCTCTTAGGGGCTCTGCTCGGCTGGCTGATCGCGAGTATCCCCGGGGCGCTGCTCGGCGCGCTGCTTGGCCAGGGTATCGATCGGCGCCTCGGGTTGACGTCCTGGACCCGATTGCGCGAGCGCATGACGGGCGCAAGACCGACGCTGCACGGCGATGAACTGTTGTTCTTTCTCCTCGGGCGGCTGGCCAAGAGCAGCGGTCGGATCAGCGAGGCGCATATCCAGGCTGCGCGCAGCGAGATGCAGCGGCGACAACTGGCGCCCGCTGCCCAGCGAGCCGCCATCGATGCCTTCTACCGGGGCAAGTCCAGTGGTGACGGCCTGCGTGATCCACTACAGCGCCTGAGTGGTCGCCACGACGAGGCCAAGGCGGTGCTTCAGGCTTGCTGGCGGATGGCTCGCGCGCAGGGGCAGATCGATGCGCGCGAGCATGAATTGGTGATGCTCTGGGGCAAGTGGATGGGCTGGGATGCGGCCGCGATTGCGGCGCTGGACCCGCGCGGCGGGCGTCAGCAGGGCGCGCCGAGCAACCTGGGCGGGGCCTACGAGCAGGCGCTGCGTTTGCTCGGCGTGCGCGCCGACAGCGATCCGCAGGCGATCAAGCGGGCCTACCGGCGGCTACTCAGCAAGCATCATCCCGACAAGCAGGCCGGCGCGGGCGCGAACGCCACTCAGGTACGCGAGGCTACCGAGCGGACGCGCGAACTGCACAGCGCCTATAACCTTGTGCGTGAGCGGCGGGGGTTTCGCTAG
- the murU gene encoding N-acetylmuramate alpha-1-phosphate uridylyltransferase MurU, producing the protein MKAMILAAGKGERLRPLTLHTPKPLVQVGGVPLIEYHLRALAGAGITELVINHAWLGEQIEAYLGTGDRFGVQIQYSAEGEPLETGGGIHRALPLLGDQPFIVVNGDIWTDFDFASLALPPTALAHLVLVDNPPHHPAGDFQLTDGKVMEGASGTTFTYSGIAVLHPQLFRGCRAGAFKLAPLLRQAMAEGAVSGEHYSGCWVDVGTHERLAEVEGILEARR; encoded by the coding sequence ATGAAGGCGATGATTCTCGCCGCGGGCAAGGGCGAGCGCCTGCGCCCGCTGACCCTGCACACGCCCAAGCCGCTTGTGCAGGTCGGCGGCGTGCCGCTGATCGAATATCACCTTCGCGCGTTGGCGGGCGCGGGAATAACCGAGCTGGTGATCAATCATGCCTGGCTCGGCGAGCAGATCGAGGCCTATCTGGGGACGGGCGATCGTTTCGGCGTGCAGATCCAGTACTCGGCCGAGGGCGAGCCGCTCGAGACGGGGGGCGGGATCCATCGCGCGCTGCCGCTGTTGGGCGATCAGCCGTTCATCGTGGTCAATGGCGACATCTGGACCGATTTCGACTTCGCTTCGCTGGCGCTGCCGCCCACGGCGCTGGCGCATCTGGTCCTGGTGGACAATCCGCCTCACCATCCCGCGGGGGATTTCCAGTTGACCGACGGCAAGGTCATGGAAGGTGCGTCGGGGACTACCTTTACCTACAGCGGCATCGCCGTGCTGCATCCACAGCTGTTCCGGGGCTGCCGTGCTGGCGCCTTCAAGCTCGCGCCGCTGTTGCGCCAGGCCATGGCCGAAGGCGCGGTGAGCGGTGAGCACTACAGCGGGTGCTGGGTCGATGTCGGTACCCACGAGCGACTGGCCGAAGTCGAGGGCATCCTCGAGGCGCGTCGCTGA
- a CDS encoding aminoglycoside phosphotransferase family protein encodes MPQHDQRLQDLSAWLAPQLSELFARRGWGSVPEAPLAPASSDASFRRYFRWEAQGRSFILMDAPPPQENCRPFVAVAALLASAGVNVPEILAEDLDRGFLLLSDLGRQTYLDVIDETNADRLFGDAIEALLAFQRLPLATSLPSYDEALLRRELQLFPEWYVQRHLEHQFSAAELQVWERSCRLLIDSALQQPRVLVHRDYMPRNLMISEPNPGVLDFQDAVVGPVTYDITSLFKDAFLSWPEARVQDWLRRYWDAARVAGIPVHERFDDFQRASDLMGLQRHLKVIGIFARICHRDGKPRYLADVPRFFAYIETVTARRPELAELRALLKSLPDEQVQP; translated from the coding sequence ATGCCGCAACACGATCAACGCCTGCAGGACCTGAGTGCCTGGTTGGCCCCCCAGTTAAGCGAGCTTTTTGCGCGCCGCGGTTGGGGCAGCGTACCTGAGGCACCGCTGGCCCCCGCCAGCAGCGACGCCAGTTTCCGCCGCTACTTTCGCTGGGAGGCGCAGGGGCGCAGCTTCATCCTGATGGACGCGCCGCCGCCGCAGGAGAACTGCCGGCCGTTCGTCGCGGTGGCGGCGTTGCTCGCCAGTGCAGGCGTCAACGTGCCGGAGATTCTGGCCGAAGACCTTGATCGCGGCTTTCTGCTGCTGAGCGATCTGGGGCGCCAGACCTACCTGGACGTCATCGACGAAACCAATGCCGACCGGCTGTTCGGCGATGCTATCGAGGCGCTGCTCGCCTTTCAGCGCTTGCCGCTGGCGACATCGCTGCCGAGCTACGACGAGGCACTGTTGCGCCGCGAGCTGCAACTGTTCCCCGAGTGGTACGTGCAGCGTCATCTGGAGCATCAGTTCAGTGCGGCTGAGCTGCAGGTGTGGGAACGCAGCTGCCGGCTACTGATCGATTCGGCGCTGCAGCAGCCTCGAGTGCTGGTGCATCGCGACTACATGCCGCGCAATCTCATGATCAGCGAACCTAACCCGGGCGTGCTGGACTTCCAGGATGCGGTAGTCGGCCCGGTGACCTACGACATCACATCGCTGTTCAAGGATGCGTTTCTCAGTTGGCCGGAGGCGCGGGTGCAGGATTGGCTGCGGCGCTATTGGGACGCCGCACGGGTCGCGGGTATTCCGGTCCACGAGCGCTTCGACGACTTCCAGCGCGCCAGCGACCTGATGGGCCTGCAGCGGCATCTGAAAGTCATCGGCATCTTCGCGCGGATCTGCCACCGTGACGGTAAGCCACGCTACCTGGCCGATGTGCCGCGGTTCTTCGCTTACATCGAGACCGTGACGGCGCGCCGCCCCGAGCTGGCAGAACTGCGTGCTCTACTGAAAAGCCTTCCCGACGAGCAGGTGCAACCATGA